The Plasmodium yoelii strain 17X genome assembly, chromosome: 8 genome includes a region encoding these proteins:
- a CDS encoding U2 small nuclear ribonucleoprotein B'', putative: MDNFDIPPNQTLYVNNLEDKINVNDLKYLLYEFFCPYGNVLDVVIKKSNKLRGQAFVIFSNIASSTLAYKNLKGKPFLNKNININYAKTKSKIIEKLDGTYNPIKNYKSANNYENKINQFTLFVQNLPDEINKNALEILFNQYPGFSEVRYIPGRNVAFIDFNSYQNGEVAMNGLQSFKITPDHPMKISWSN, translated from the coding sequence ATGGACAATTTTGATATACCCCCCAACCAAACcttatatgtaaataatttagaagataaaataaatgtaaatgatttgaaatatttactatatgaatttttttgtcCATATGGAAATGTATTGGATgtagttataaaaaaatctAATAAATTAAGAGGACAAgcatttgttatttttagcAATATAGCATCATCAACATTagcttataaaaatttaaaaggaAAACCctttttgaataaaaatataaatattaattatgcaaaaactaaatcaaaaataattgaaaaatTGGATGGAACATATAACccaattaaaaattataaatcagctaataattatgaaaataaaataaatcaatttACCTTATTTGTTCAGAATTTACCTgatgaaattaataaaaatgctctagaaattttatttaaccAATATCCTGGATTTTCTGAAGTTAGATATATACCAGGAAGAAATGTAGCTTTTATTGATTTTAACTCTTATCAAAATGGTGAAGTTGCTATGAATGGTTTGCAAAGTTTTAAAATTACACCAGACCATCCTATGAAAATATCATGgtcaaattaa
- a CDS encoding protein kish, putative — protein sequence MSALFNLNSMVTVIILCICTCTYLKPRFPNVFDNKKNGFLGTLGKFAIIGDRLSIYVSISCIILAFFNLFVR from the coding sequence ATGTCAgcattatttaatttaaattctATGGTAACTGTCataatattatgtatatgtacATGTACTTACTTAAAGCCAAGATTCCCAAACGTGTTtgacaataaaaaaaacggtTTTTTGGGTACATTAGGAAAGTTTGCAATTATAGGAGATCGTTTATCAATATATGTATCAATCTCCTGTATTATATTAGCATTTTTTAACTTATTTGTACGTTAA
- a CDS encoding vacuolar protein sorting-associated protein 33, putative has translation MKILDELREQERLQLLYILKKNNGKKTLFFEKSLHIIINLILTEQDIKNEKIDNVFFYMTDEINTISEKANVSNNIIFFLRPYFYEIEQIFKIIENIEKIKTDNKNYIFIFIPYMTYMCEQEIYKYNVLELTIKVIIYPLYFFPLYNDVFSLEIKNIFKDYYVDNDFSNLIFCSYALMFLQYIFNGVFRNIKSLGHVSHFISEQLMQLRKEIVANNFNIQTPNDSQDNLFHILNNIQSLQDLTNFKNPKEPSVVPIKYALHKFFLSENIKKKKKKKKKNPHTNHNNYIYHDHNEQINIKKYETPKNYSYDEDGNSILHSNESPSDHTSTDTDNHNHSHNHNHNQNQNQNLSLTSNLENSEPIKCIERNELSSSTSTYKREHIENDHFSNTHEITNQYNNRSKIENQKKNNNEQINDDVGKIKKSETPLNDSNKDIEKDTKQSDNFKEPNKITNSTKIIDTNINGYSNYINNNYDYDYDHVNKYNSQKILNFETDENSVNSDDAHKEPDKINSENYKNNENKREIIDTYQQKYKIMNKEEHINSNDNHTTNQNNIDADKINHIFSDESDFNISEPDFGEDEKNNSNKLLSNNLRSSHNRPVKKEANKEANKEANKEANSRDKDKTNEHYNSDNDEDKKIRKKNKISKINKKTKKNKKIAYGTGIPNFMTEFDNTKFLMKKKDKEEAEKQEKKEKNYLLEKLGINHFLFLLNTCTKIDSCIIIDRRIDMVTPFCTPFTYEGLIDHIFCIENLQIEIPRYIIFNTGTNKIEAENSKTTTQKGYASNDLNNKKIRVKLNSSIDVLYNDIKNLNQNEVGIFLHKKASDIQQTYKEKDSLKDISQINKFMIKFKEKHYEHNSLSRHVNIASYILNEIKTEHTFNKLKLEDEIIQLNTNTNKNILSSIIKKIQTLIYTGENIYEIYRLASLFSSITNGFNDTYMNELKKDIIEQYGINELTRLNKLHISNILKYQPKQKFIWNNLKNHFNLLSNDENDISYVCNGYAPLSTRLIEYIGFFKNNMQVFPEVFSLINGPTFDIIQNAVGYEHVQVNNNEDLDESSYKTLESSTETYSQSFSDNTSNIDNDNNPQTHNNIDHHNNIDHNSSVEVSMASHSSDKDSIQSNTSEQTHDINSKKHKKYVILFYVGGITYAEIASIRKLNQTNENYHYLIFTTEIISSKRIFDSMGT, from the coding sequence atgaagattcTAGACGAATTAAGAGAGCAGGAAAGATTACAATTGCtatatatactaaaaaaaaataatggaaaaaaaactttattttttgaaaagtctcttcatattattattaatttaatattaacagaacaagatataaaaaatgaaaaaattgataatgtttttttttatatgacagatgaaataaatacaatatcaGAGAAAGCAAATGTATCtaacaatattatattttttttacgtccatatttttatgaaatagaacaaatatttaaaattattgaaaatatagaaaaaattaaaacagacaataaaaattatatatttatttttattccttatATGACATATATGTGTGAacaagaaatatataaatataatgttttaGAACTTACAATTAAGGTTATTATTTatcctttatatttttttcctttatatAATGATGTATTTAgtttagaaataaaaaatatctttAAAGATTATTATGTAGATAATGATTTTAGTAACcttattttttgttcatatgctttaatgtttcttcaatatatattcaatgGTGTCTTTAGAAATATTAAATCTCTAGGTCATGTTTCACATTTTATTTCTGAACAGTTAATGCAATTAAGAAAAGAAATTGTTGCTAATAATTTTAACATACAAACTCCAAATGATTCACaagataatttatttcacattttaaataatattcaaAGTTTACAAGATTTAACAAATTTCAAAAATCCCAAAGAACCTTCTGTTGTACCTATCAAATATGctttacataaattttttctatccgaaaatataaaaaaaaaaaaaaaaaaaaaaaaaaaaaaccctCATACCAACCATAATAACTACATATATCATGACCACAATGAACaaattaacattaaaaaatatgaaacaccaaaaaattattcatatGATGAAGATGGAAATTCAATTTTACATAGTAATGAGTCACCTAGTGACCATACCAGCACAGATACGGATAATCATAACCATAGCCATAACCATAACCATAATCAAAATCAAAATCAAAACCTTAGTCTTACATCTAATTTAGAAAATTCAGAACCCATTAAATGTATCGAACGAAATGAGCTTAGTTCAAGTACCTCCACATACAAACGAGAACATATAGAAAACGATCATTTTTCAAATACCCATGAAATAACAAACCAATATAATAATCGTTCAAAAAtagaaaatcaaaaaaaaaataataatgaacaaaTTAATGATGATGTTGgtaaaattaagaaaagtGAAACTCCATTAAATGATTCTAATAAAGACATAGAAAAAGATACAAAACAATCTGACAACTTCAAAGaaccaaataaaataacaaattcTACTAAAATTATTGATACTAATATAAATGGTTATtctaattatataaataataattatgattatGATTATGAtcatgttaataaatataattcacaaaaaattttgaattttgAAACGGATGAAAATAGTGTTAATTCAGATGATGCACATAAAGAAcctgataaaataaattcagaaaattataaaaataatgaaaataaaagagaAATTATAGATACTTAtcaacaaaaatataaaattatgaataaaGAAGAACACATAAATAGTAATGATAACCATACTactaatcaaaataatattgatgCAGATAAAATTAATCACATCTTTTCAGACGAATCTGATTTTAATATTAGTGAACCCGATTTTGGAGaagacgaaaaaaataattctaataaattactttcaaataatttaagaaGCAGTCACAATCGCCCTGTAAAAAAAGAAGCGAACAAAGAAGCGAACAAAGAAGCGAACAAAGAAGCGAATTCACGCGATAAAGATAAAACAAATGAACACTATAATTCAGACAATgatgaagataaaaaaattcgaaaaaaaaacaaaataagcaaaataaataaaaaaactaaaaaaaataaaaaaattgcttATGGAACGGGTATACCTAATTTCATGACCGAGTTCGATAACACTAAATttcttatgaaaaaaaaagataaagaaGAAGCCGAAaaacaagaaaaaaaagaaaaaaattatttattagaAAAACTTGGAATCAATCATTTTCTATTCTTATTAAATACATGTACAAAAATAGATTCATGTATAATTATTGATCGAAGAATTGACATGGTGACACCCTTTTGCACCCCTTTCACATATGAAGGTTTAATTgatcatatattttgtattgaAAATCTACAAATAGAAATACcaagatatattatatttaacacCGGAACAAACAAAATAGAAGCAGAAAATTCAAAAACCACAACTCAAAAAGGATATGCATCTAacgatttaaataataaaaaaattagagTCAAATTAAACAGTTCAATAGatgtattatataatgatataaaaaatttaaaccaAAATGAAGTAGGCATATTTCTACACAAAAAAGCTAGTGATATACAACAAACttataaagaaaaagattcattaaaagatataagccaaataaataaatttatgatcaaatttaaagaaaaacATTATGAACATAATTCTTTATCTAGACATGTAAATATtgcatcatatattttaaacgAAATAAAAACAGAGCAcacttttaataaattaaaattagaaGATGAAATTATACAATTAAATacaaatacaaataaaaatatattatcaagtataattaaaaaaatacaaacattaatatatactgGTGAAAATATATACGAAATCTATAGATTAGCATCTCTATTCTCTTCGATAACTAATGGGTTTAATGATACTTACATGaacgaattaaaaaaagatattatTGAACAATATGGTATAAATGAATTAACTCGATTAAATAAGTTACATAtttctaatattttaaaatatcaacctaaacaaaaatttatatgGAACAATTTAAAGAACCATTTTAATCTTCTATcgaatgatgaaaatgatatatcGTATGTGTGTAATGGTTATGCTCCTTTATCAACTAGATTAATTGAATACATtggtttttttaaaaataatatgcaagTATTTCCAGAAGTTTTTAGTCTTATAAATGGTCCAACCTTTGATATAATACAAAATGCTGTAGGATATGAACATGTTCAGGTAAATAACAATGAAGACCTCGATGAATCTAGCTATAAAACCCTTGAAAGTTCTACTGAAACATATAGCCAATCATTTAGCGACAACACTAGTAATATTGATAATGACAACAATCCACAAactcataataatattgatcatcataataatattgatcATAATAGTAGTGTTGAAGTTAGTATGGCTAGTCATAGTAGTGACAAAGATAGTATACAAAGTAATACTAGTGAACAAACTCATGATATTAATTccaaaaaacataaaaaatatgttattctTTTTTATGTTGGTGGTATTACATATGCCGAAATTGCATCCATTAGGAAATTAAATCAGACCAACgaaaattatcattatttaatttttacaaCTGAAATTATTAGTTCAAAAAGGATATTCGATTCAATGGGTACTTAG